The Malassezia restricta chromosome VI, complete sequence genome segment gtggcgccTCCCGTGGTTCCCGCTCCCATAGGTACATGTAGTGCACGTGCCAAGAGGGGCGCGGCTTACCCCGAGCTACCATGTCGACCACGGCGCCCATTCGCCTCGGTGTGGCGGCTATGGACCGCAAGGCGCGGTCCAAGCCCATGCAGAACATCCTGAATCGCCTGCTGTCGTCCGGCCGCTTTGAGGTGATTGTGTTCGGCGACAAGGTCATTCTGGATGAGGACGTGGATACGTGGCCTATTGTCGACGTGCTCATTTCCTTCTTTAGCACTGGCTTTCCGCTAGAAAAGGCCATCAAATACTACGAATTGCGTAGGCCCGTCTGCGTGAATGATCTGTACATGCAAACGGTGCTGTGGGATCGCCGTGCTGtcctgcgcatcctcgAGCAGGTGGGTGTACCGACGCCTCCGAGTGTGTATGCCGACCGAGACGGCGGACCTCGTCTCTCAAAGCCTGTGCTTGACGAAATCAGGGCAAATACAGGTCTTGACTTGTCGCAGCGTGCCCCGCCCGCTGAGGTGCAGCTCATTGACCACGACACGCTCCGTGTGAACGGACGAACGATCCGCAAGCCCTTCGTGGAAAAGCCCGTGAGCGGCGAGGACCACAATATTCACATCTACTATCCTCTGTCCAgtggtggcggcggtcgTCGCCTATTTCGCAAGGTCGGCAACAAGTCGTCCGAGTTTGATCCGAGCCTCGTGGAACCCCGCACGGACGGCTCGTACCTGTATGAGGAGTTTATGGACGTAAACAATGCAGAAGATATCAAGGTGTACACGATCGGCCCGGTCTTTTCGCACGCGGAGACGCGCAAGTCACccgtcgtcgacggcctcgtgAAGCGCAATCCTGATGGGAAAGAGATTCGGCATGTGGCTGAGCTGTCCGCCGAAgagcgcgacatggcacGCCGTATCACCATGGCATTCAAGCAGTTCATTTGCGGCTTCGACCTGCTTCGTGTGCAGCAACAGAGCTATGTCATTGACGTCAATGGCTGGAGTTTTGTCAAGGGCAATGACGACTACTATGACCAGTGCGCTCGAATTCTGTGCCAGTTCTGCGAGGCCCACCGAATCGCTCGCCCCCTTCGCCCGCCTAGCGAGGATGTACGTGCGATCGAGGAAACGAGCAGCTGGGTGCTCAAGGCGAACGTCACAGTGTTCCGTCATGGCGATCGCACTCCCAAGCAAAAGATCAAGCGATCCTACAagacgcgcgacgcatgGACAGCCCCCCTGGTGGAACTCATGCATGGCTGCCGCGAAGAAATCATTCTGCGCTCCCACTTTGACGTCGTTTTGCACGCGCTGGACAAAGCCAAGGAGCTCGATGGTGCAGACGCGCACGACCTCTCGTTTGTCTCCGATATCATCCAGCGCAAAATGTCGTTCCCAGGTACCAAGATCCAACTGAAGCCCTCATACCATCATGATCAGCTGGAAAAggtgcagctcgtcattAAATGGGGCGGCGAATTCAGCCATGCGGCCATCCACCAAGCCCGCGACTATGGTGTCAATTTGCGCCGCGACATTTTGATTATGAACAAGGAGGCTTTAGACCATTGCACCATCTATACCAGCTCAGAACGCCGTGTATTGGCCTCGGCAGAGACGTTCGCACAGGCCTTTCTGGATGGTAGTGAGTCCGACGCACCGAAAAACATGATCGTGCGCAAAGACTTGCTTGACGACTCGAATGCGGCCAAAGACCTCATGGACAATGTCAAGGAAGAGCTGCGTGCTCGCCTGCAGCCTACGCCGGAAAACGCACACATACGTCCCGAACACTGGCCGAAGGATCTGCCACCGCCATCTCTGATCGGCACCGAGATCCAAAAGCTGCTTCACAGCCTGGGCGAAACCATGCACGAAAACTTTTCCAAACTCGATGTCGATGTGATCCAGGACCGCTGGTGTACACACGAGACCCCAGCACTGTTTTGCGAGCGCTGGGATAAGATGATTGAAGACTTTGACTCTCCTAATGAACCATCACGCGCGAGTGAGCTGGCAGATATGCTGTCACACGACGGACTCCACAACCGCGCATTCCTCGAGACGATCTTTTCACGCGCAGAAGACGATGAGGCACATaagctcgagcgtctgcatCATCTCTACAGAATGAGCCTCGCACTCTTCGACTACATCTGCCCGCGCGAGTACGGTATAACGCCTGAACAGAAAGAGCACATCGGCCTGTTGACATCTCAGCCCCTCCTACAAAGCATCGTGCAAAATCTGCAAGTGTCCGAAGACGTGAAGGGCATGTGCACCTTTTACTTCACGAAAGAGTCGCATGTACACACGCTGCTCAATCTCTTGCTGTCCTCGCACCTGTCCATTATCATGCCGCGtatgccgcccatggacTACTTTTCCAGCATTACGTTCGAAGTCTacgagcgcgagcggcCAACAAGTGCCACACGCGCAGCTTCTTCCAAGCCTGAACGATCACTCGTCATAAGTGTGTCAGAAGGCGCTCACAGTTCCGAAGTGCTGTTTATCCGCTTGGACGCTCGACACGCGTTGACGCCACTACCCAGTCGGCCACTTACCTCACACATGGACTTTGATGAGTCTATCTCCAAGCTATCTTCTTTATGTCAGAAGCGCGATGCTCTCGATACGCGACGTGGCCTTATCGAGGGCTCGGCTGTATATTTCGGCAAGCCTGAAGACGAGGAGCACGTCGTACCGATCCGTAGCCGCGGCGCTTCTGCCTCGCCATAGGGGCCTGTTGGTCTTATCACGTGATTCTTTGGCTGTCGTGGTTGTCTTCGCCTTGCATCGACGCGCCCAACCGCGGTAGCCCCTCATGTTGTGCCAGATGCATGCAAGTATCATGCGAAATAACATGGTGCGAAGTGTACCATCGGGGTGCTTAGTACCATTATTTTGCAAAGCAAGTATAGTTTTGCCCAAAGCGCGGCTCGCATACCCACATGCTGTGTCCTGTCCATACATGCCGACTCGGACGATCCATGCGAGTATGCCGCGATTTTCCGGGCCCAAAAAGGACGACAACCTACCTCAGACATTGATGGATCGTGCCCAGAACATGTGGTCCAACATAAAATATCTATTTCGTTTTTATCTGAATGGCGTCAAGCAAATTTGGAGAAACCGAACCACCGTGCGTGAAATCCACGCAGACGTGAGGCGTACCAAGCGCGACTATACGTGGGAGGAGATGCAAATGATTCGCACACATTCCAAAGATATGGTCAAGCTGCCTTTTTTTGTTCTGATTCTCGCCACAGTGGAAGAGCTCTTGCCGTTGATGGTCATTTATACCCCATTTATGCTTCCGTCAACCTGCATACTCCCAAGTCAGCTCACCAAGATCCGGCAACGCTTCGAGCTGAAGCGCAGTACGGCAATCAAGTCACTTCGTGCCGCACTTCCTACTCTAGACGTGTCAAACGTGTCTGACAAGTCGGCTCAGGCTGCCGTGGCCGCTTTGCCTTCACAAGCGCTCCATGAACTCGCCACGGTCTACAATCTTTCCAAATGGGGCGGCTCTATTATGCAACGAGGTCGCATTGTATCTCATATGCGCATATTACaagaggacgacgagcgtcTTATCAAGTCCAAGACCTTTACGTCGACAGAGGATGCTGATTATAAGCTGTCGAATGCGTGTATTCAACGTGGGATGTACGTATGCGCGACACACTTACTCCTTCTAGCTGTGCTGTGAATGTATCTTCGAAAGATATGCGTTTGTGTATGTATTTATACGACTGACGGAACAGCTCTCCAACGTTGGCTCGATGTCACGCTGCGACCAAATCCACCTtcgccgctcgagcgtATCCTTCTCCCCATGCGCATACCCCAATTTGGTGCGCCTGAGACGGAACTCCGTCCCGAGCTGGACGAACAAGACAGTCTTAGCGTCAAGGAAAAGACATCAACCGTGGTCGAGGAAGTTGTCGAGCAGGAAAAGCGTCGAGAAACGAAGAAATCGTCATAGAGGTGGTCACAAGTATGCAGTCGCGTTATCTAGTAGCTATCACCCTCGGCACCCTCACCGGAGAAGCCGCGCAAGGATCGCAGCATGGCGGCCTTGTGCTGCTCCGATTGAGATTTCGTGACATTCTCTGCCGCATGCGCTTCAAGAAGCTGAGGAAGAGCAGATTCGGGTATAGAAGAAGCGACAGAGGGTGAGACGTTGTCTTCCTTGTCGAGATCAATTTCGCCCATCAATACGACATTCTCTCCACGCACAATGAACGTGCCTTTGGGAACATCACCATAGCGGTTCCGGACAAAAATGCGTTCGATCGCTTCCTGCAAGACAAGATTCGCTGCGTAAGCTTTGACCAACGTACCAAATTGATCATACGACCGCAGGATACCGATGAGCTTACGTCCATCACGAAGAATAACAATCACCTTTTCTGAAGATATGAGCGCATACATCACCGGTAAACGTACTGTCAACAAGATCAACAAGCGCGCCTGATGTAGTAAAGGCTATGTTGGCCAAAATTTCCTGAGCCTCCATGGCCAACGCGTTCCTCTTCGTAAAGTAGAACCGGCGAAGCGAAGAGCGACGAATCAGTGCTCGCTTACACTAGCTTTCTCCACATGTGGCATCCACCCGTGCGGGTCGCTGCCCTTGCTCAACTTGGTCGAGGGTCGGGTTCATTCCCTTATGTGTGTGCCCGCCCTAAGTCAGGCTGGTTTGATATATTCGGCTTCGAGAGATCGATCAGGGGTAATTGATAGAGAGGAGAACGAATATTTGAGTACTATCATACATAGTGCGCTTGTTGACAGTACATACAAGGGTTCATGTCCTGTTGCATGCCACCCTTGAAAATACGATCTACGAGCCCTATATTCATCTCTAGTCCAAGACGAAGCTCGGCGAGTGAATTGATAGTTTTTGATTATCAGTCGATCATTTCGCCATCTGTCAGGTATACCAGTGAGCCGCAGCATACTATCACATATTTTCTAGTAATAGCATATACTCGTCGTCAACCTATGTGACTGTCCATGTACCATTACTCTACCACGTTCAATAGCTTTCCCTCAAGCTACTTGTACACCAGGCCTCTTACCTCTCACCAAGATGGACGCAAAATTGCTGCTTCGCCGTATATCAACATAGAGTACCAAAGCGTATGATTGTATAAGAATAAATGGGACTGAGGCACCATGCATGCCCTGGAACGGTGACCATACCGAAGCACCAATCAGTGCCATAAGTGAAATGAGAAATATGAGCAGCTTGACTTAAGGATAGCCGGTTCGTATCAAGTCAGCCACCCCGCCTGTATCACCGCACGACCTACGCCCATCACTTGTGTTCGCTTCTGGCTGTGCCATCCACCTTGCATCTCCAGCTCACGAACAAAagcatcgacgccgccaCCCACCCCAAAGTACAGCACCTTGGCAGCTACAAGACAAAGCGTCGAGTTAGGCGCAATCCCGGCATCATGCTGGTCCTTGGAAGTGGGCCAGCAGAGACTGTGTAATACACGACAGAGTGAAGGCAAGCTGGACAAAGAGTACACCGTCTCACTAGACAGCACCAAATCAGCTCGATTGGCAAGATGAAGCGAATCCCAGCCACCATAGAAGAAGCGCAGCTCAATTTCATGGCTCGCTAATGCATGCTGAAATTTGAGTAGTAAGTTCTCGTCGACTTCTAATTCACCCGGTTCTATCGCCGATTGCGAATGACCCAGCGTCTCCCTCCCTGAGGGCGAAAAGTACCACGTCAACAATAAGTTGGGAAGGACGACCTGTATGTTGGAGAGAAAGTACGTACCAGCGAAAGCACCTCTTGGTTGTAATCACACAAGGTCAGTGTGCTCTTGCCTTTTGACGACTGACGCGCACGCAAGATTTGATCCAGGACATAACACGATGGGATGGCTGTACCACATCCGAGTTCCACCGTATGACGACCGCTTGGCCAAGTGGCATCTTGGCTTGATACTCTCGTGTGTAGCTTGTCCAGTTCGACCACTAGGTCCAAAGCACATTCCCACGTCTTGAGTCCGCCTTCATACACTCCCGGGATCAAGTCGCTTTCTGCATCGGCCACCTGACCGTCATTATGTATAATTTGAAAGCGCACATCGAACAAGTCTCGCCGAACTAGGGTCACTGGCTCACTGGCTTGAGAAATGAGAACAGGTGAGTAGGACAATTTCTCCGGTATGCAGGTGAGCTGCATCAGCCTGTAGTCTGCGTACCATGTCGCTTAAAAAAAGTTCTTTCGCAGGCATATTACATGGATCCTGTATTGGGGAGGTCTGCGCTACGGAGGCATGCTCTCCAGGGACACCCTCCTCGTCGACACAAAAGCCAAACGAGAACGACATGGCTGGAGCAGGTAAACTCACGGTGCACACTCCACATTGCTGTTCTCATGCTCCGAGCTGGGACTGACGCGTCACCCACACCGGAGTGGATCGTGCGACATCATGCACCCATTCCTGTGCATACAGTAGCACTCGTTAATCACGGACACTTGCTCGTGGCAGGTGATGCCGACGGTCGCGTCTCTGTCACGACGCTGTCGACATACCGTCCCATCGTATTTTGGCAAGCTCACCAGGGCGCAGTGCTTCGTGCTGATGCTTGGTCTGGGTATTTAGTTACTCATGGCCGTGATCACAGCTTGCGAGTGTGGAAAATGCCCGATGAGCTCGGCTCTGTAGCACTGTTCAGCAGTATGGCGAAAAATTTACCTTTGCCTACCATGCTACATGAAATGGGTGTGAATGCCCTCAATTACTGTGCTTACGACATGTGCATACGAAACGAAGATACCCCAACACTAGATGGCTGGCTGGTGATCCCGAATACACTTGAATCCGGATGGATCGATTTATACCATGTCCCCTCACAACAGCGCATCATTGAGTCGCTCGGACGCCAGGCTGACATCCGGTCAGGCACAGAACGGCCAGCCATTGTTATGGCTCTTCAAATATGTATCCTGCGTGATATTCTTTGGATTGTAGCTGGATATGAAGACGGTGTCCTACAAGCATGGACCATTCCAGTATCCACTATGGAACCAACGCTTGTATGGACGCATAAAAGCCATGCTGAGTCGATCATGGCGCTAAGTATGTCGCCCACGTGCGACAGCGTTTTGAGTTTGGGTGCCGACTATAATATAGTGCGCACCGCACTCCATCAAGAGGCTGTCCCACACGTACAGCGAATTAAGCGACCCGGTCACGCTTGCGCAAGCGTACGATGGGATGAGCAGGTATGTGTGCTCGGTGGATGGGACGCCTGTGCGCGGGTATTTACATGGCCATCACTCGAGCCCTTAGCCAAGCTGGCCTATCATAAGGACAGCATTTACGCCCTGTCCTTTGTACGCCATGATGCAGTGCATGTGCTTCATGCACATTTGGATGAGAGCAGCGATGAGGACGCTGAAGAAACATCAGCTTCAAGACAGCTCTTATTGGCATGCGGAAGCAAAGACGGGCGGATTTCCTTGTGGAATGAAACATTTACAAAAAAGCCTTGAAGGGCACCTTGAGGGCACATGCGTCTGTCCACACACGCACTGGTCTTCCGTGATTGTCCTGTAGCGTGGCCGAGCATCGCCATGCACCCAAATCCTCGTACATTCCTGGCTTTGGCACGAACACGCAGGCACGGAGAGGGATGGATGACCATGCCGGAACAGTGCCTTTGTGTACTATATTTCCAAGCCATGCGATACCTGTGTTCGATGACACCATTTCGATAGTAAAGTGTAaaggccacggcgcctcgtTCCGCACATGCAAAGTCATGGGACACACGAAAGGAACTGTTTCCATATGAATCGCGTTTAGGGGCACATAGATAGAGAGTGGCAAGACATTATTCGCCAAAATTGATTTGCTGAGTCGACCCTTCATGATGGCTTGCTCACGAGCCGTCTCCTCATACATGGCCCGTTGAGGCGTATCAGACTTAAGTAGGAGGTTGAGTATGGCCATATCATCCATCGACGCATACTGGACGCCCACACGCCCGCCACATAAAAGCGTATCACCGAGGTTTCCATTTTCGTCACGCCAATGCACAGTCACATCGATATCATTGGGGTCCATGCATGGCAAAGCACGCACAATATGTGGTGGGAGGTAGTCAAACTCGCTGATCTGCCTTTGACGAGCCCAGGCACTTCTTGAGGCAGTATATAGTGATGCATAATGCAAAAGGCACGCCGCGGGAGTTTTGCCATGCTGCGATACGTGCACAGGAATAGGCGCTGGAGACGGAAGCGACACAGATCCGTCGAAAAAGGCGTGCAATGCACGCACAGTAGAGGCAAGGGTATAATTCGACGGACTTGGCTGTAAACGGACCAACGAAGCAAAGGTATCGCCCGGTGCCAGAAGAGCAGGCTGCATTGACCCTTCAACTGTTGTCCACAAGGGACTCACGAAAGAAATGCCCGTGCAGGTCACAGCTTTCGACCCCACATTCGAAACATGAAGTGCAAGCATGTATGCAGGTTGTGCCTGATCTGCGAGTTTGATATGGAAAGAGGCATTCATCATAGCTTGAGCTTGAATTTGCCGCGAAGCACGTTTTTCGAAAGATCCATGCATGGATGTGGCGTATTTGACATGCCATGTGAGTGTGTGACTTCCTGAATCCGTAACATGCCACAGGCACGGTATGTCACAATGCGCGCCAGCTGTCAGCTTGggcagcgcatgctccgAAGTCGAAGGCGCAAGAATTGATGGCAAAGACTCTGTGGGCGAGCTGAAAGCTTGCATATTACATGGCGAAGTACTCATAGACGCAGATTCGATGTCGATCGAGCTTGTGTTAGTGATACGCACGGACACAGATACGATTTCACCAATCGTGACGCGAGCGGGTGTAGTCACTTCGAGCTCAAGGCATGGCATGTCCTTGGAGACCCAAATCAGCAACGACTTATCGTGAGCGTATGTCCGCGAAcgccgctgctcgacgGTCGTTTGCAAACGTGGGCCGAGCTTTTGGAGTGATTGGTGCACATGTAAAACACGAGACAGTGTGTAAGTGGCATGCGACACGCGCGCATATCCATCTGTAAAAATTCGTGCAGAGCATACGACGCTTCTACGCTCGTTGGGTTCCAAGATAACGTCTTGCACAGGGGCATCCGCTTCGACGGGACTGGAAAGTGCTGTTCCATCCCGCTGTGCCCGGGAAAAGTGAAGACGCACATCGGTCAACGATACGCGCACGCCAAGTGGATTGACTAGAAAAAGCTCGATACGACAAGGCTCGTTCAATGAAATGCACGGATTGTCATTATAGCTTGAGGAAAGTCGCAGAATGCAGCATCTCTCAGCAACAATGAAAGGTGAAGGAAGTGTCACGCGGTGCTCGTGAGCATATTTAGCGACACTTTCGATTGCACGAAGATGTAGTTCGTCAATGGGAGGGAGACTGCCATGAAGAAGGGGTAAAAGGTAAGAGAGAGCCTCGTCGATACGTCCACTGTTGTGCACGAGAAAAGCCATTTTAAAAAGAGCGTGATCGTACAGGTATGTACAGCGGGTTTTGTAATAATTTGCGGCACACGTATAGCAGCGCAGGGCAAGATGTTTCTGGCCGCACGCTTCATATTGAGAAGCAGCTTGCAATAACGACGCAGCACTGCGCCGTGTGTGAGGGCGCTCCATACGAAGGTATGCCATGGAGGCTTGCTCTAGCAGTAGTGCACGCACAATTTCATCAGTAAATTGAGCAGCGCGGAAAGAGGCCATAGCGACCATATCGTACTTCTGCATGTCGTTAAGAAGAGCTGCATATAGGACGGATGCGCGCAGTGCGTAAAATTCACCTGTGCGCAACTTGACGTATtcatcgcacgcacgcagATATGCAGAAGGCGGGGGCATAGGCCCCTTGCGCGACAAGCTCGCATGTAGCATCTGAGCTAGACCCAGCATTTCACTCGCACAAGCACTGTACATGGCTGCCTGATCCTCCTCATAGTCGCGATATGCGGCATCGTACATGGTCGATGCTAAGCGATAATCACGCACATGGATTGCCAAATCACCAAGACGTCGCGTTTGCGACACAATTGAGTTGGCGGGGTATATATCATGGTTGAGCCTGGACGTTGATGATCCGGTTGAGCCACGTGGCAGGAGCCACTTCCGACTTGCACCTAGCAAGCGTCCCGTGAGGCCAAGTCGTTGGGATGAAATGTGCTCGCCAAGATGTTGAACGGAGCGCTCTAAGAAAGGAACCAGGCTTTTGGTAATGAGTTCTCGAACATAAGACTGCACGCGTTGTGCATCTTGCAATGACATGCGCTGAGCTAGCGGCGCGCCTTCCTTGGCGCATACACGTGAAGGCACTTTTTGAGCATTGTTCGTGTATAGCGCATGCACCTCAGGAACAGGCTCACTAGCCGAGTTCACATGCACAATCGCACAGTCCAAGCCGTAGGTGCGACGCACCTCCTCAAACAATCCCATCGATCGGGACATGTCTGTTCCTAGAGCTGCCGTGTCGTGAACGACGAGATAGCATCGCAATATATTTGATTCAACAAAGGGCTGCTTAGCGAACACATCTGACTTCTTTGACTGCTCGTACAGTCGCGCGAAAGCATTAAGTGGATCGGGGTTGTTGGATGATACTGCAAGTACCATAGCGCAAGGGTGTGACATGGTATCAAACGAGCTAATAGGCCGGTAGCCGTATAGGATCGAAGCAAAGCATGAAAACGACTCATTTTGCTGGTGAAGCTTTTCGTTCCAAGCCTGATATTCGTTTTCCGCAGGAACAAGAGGCAAGAGAGGATCACAGTCCTGAATCTCGTCATGAAAAAATCGTTGCACTGTGTCCAGCAATTTGTCGATGGGAACTGGCTCATTTCCAAGAGACAAAAAATCATCTAGCATATCAAATCGTACATGAAATCGGGGAatcatgcgctgctctAGTTGGGAAGTGCGGACGGTGACTATGTCAGTTGTCATGTATCGTACCATTTTGTGAAGTGCTTTCAAAGGGGCGAAACAAGTCAGCGAAGCAAGAAAATCCATTCCTCTCTGCAATCAGATTTGTATCTTGGCAGCTTAGTACGGCGATACGCGGACAGAATGCCCTATGCACAGAGTCGGCTCCCATGCGCGCGTAGCAGCGACCCTGTTGCCAGGGCCAGGTGAGTTGAACACGCGTCCCTAGTGCCCTTATGCACACGTGGGGCCACGTGGATACTCCGCTTAAGCAGGACCAGGCAGCATAATGGAGCCGGATGGTTCTCGGTCGGTTTTGAGCAGCTATCATGCCTGGCAACGAGCCAGCGCCCGTTACAGAGGCCAACCTGGCCAAGATGAATGGTGAAATCTATATTGAAGAGTCCAAGGAAAAAGGGAATTCGAGTCCCCCAGTTTCTGCCAAAACGAGTATGTCGCTTTCTCAACGAGCTATGGACTCCATGTCATCAATGGTCGTGCGGTCCATCATCGCTGTCAACGACGAGCCCATCAGGCTTCCAACGAAAAATCGAAAAGCACCGCTCTCTGTTGCAACAACAGCCGTCAACTTCCGAGGGTTTGTGCAAAAGTCGGGTCCACTGTTTGTGTTCCAAGATGCTGTGGAATCCACCCTCATGTGGGATGATTGGCCATGGACGACACTATGGATGGGCATTTGGGCCGTCGTATCATTACACCCGCGTCTTTTTCTCTGTGTTCCGCCTGCCATCGCTCTCACTATTATGTGCAATACATTTTTCATACGCTTTCCCTTGACTCACGAAGACCGCAACAAGGCACCATGCGATGCCTTGCGCGCTTCCTTTAATGTTCCagacatgctgcgcgatgAGCCAAAAGCTCCTCCCATTGAGCCTCGACCTGTTAAAGAAGGTGAGCTCAAGTATTTCATGCATATGCGGGACATCCAGAACATGATGCGACTTATCATTGACGGTTATGACAGTATTTCACCGGTCGTCAAATATCTTAACTGGTCTGATGTGCCACGCACACTTCGCATATTTCAAATATGTATTGTTGCATTAATAGCAGCATACTTTGTCGCACCTTTGATTCCATGGCGTCTTGCTGCCTTCTTTGGAGGTGAGCTGGTTCTTGTCGCGCATCACCCATGGCTAAAGCCCGCTATGGAAGCTGTGAAGAAGCAATCCAGAGATTCACCTAGCCGCTTCAAGTCAGCACAGCGTCAGCATCGTTTGAAGCAGCGCCTCATTGATATGCTAGATGAAGACCGATTGCCCGAGTTTGTGTGGCAGCGCGGATGGAAAGATGTGGAAATGTTTGAAAACCAACGCTATCAACCTGGTCGCCGAAGTATTTCGAATGATTTAAACTGGTCTCCACGCCATCTTCGGGCAG includes the following:
- a CDS encoding integral peroxisomal membrane peroxin, producing the protein MPGNEPAPVTEANLAKMNGEIYIEESKEKGNSSPPVSAKTSMSLSQRAMDSMSSMVVRSIIAVNDEPIRLPTKNRKAPLSVATTAVNFRGFVQKSGPLFVFQDAVESTLMWDDWPWTTLWMGIWAVVSLHPRLFLCVPPAIALTIMCNTFFIRFPLTHEDRNKAPCDALRASFNVPDMLRDEPKAPPIEPRPVKEGELKYFMHMRDIQNMMRLIIDGYDSISPVVKYLNWSDVPRTLRIFQICIVALIAAYFVAPLIPWRLAAFFGGELVLVAHHPWLKPAMEAVKKQSRDSPSRFKSAQRQHRLKQRLIDMLDEDRLPEFVWQRGWKDVEMFENQRYQPGRRSISNDLNWSPRHLRADERRPWTRGIDGYSVDITAPTDFPLRADDVDYQLDEGYEWIEGENWRIDWGGAWSSVGVDDHGYVYTDASWCHPAPYAYGTDESAPKSPFYWSQDEDDNQSTDMDSDISALAVTRRRRWLRRAVRVKNPGSSKCGVTPKGT